A segment of the Streptomyces sp. NBC_01235 genome:
TGACCGGAACGTGCACCCCACCTCCCAGCACACCGGCTACTACAACGACCCGGACATGCTGATGGTCGGCATGGACGGCTTCACCGCCGCCCAGAACCGCACCCACATGAACCTGTGGGCCATCTCCGGCGCCCCGCTCCTGGCCGGCAACAACCTGGCGACCATGACCACGGAGACCGCGAACATCCTCAAGAACCCCGAGGTCGTCGCCGTCGACCAGGACGCGCGCGGTCTCCAGGGCGTCAAGGTCGCCGAGGACAGCAGTGGGCTCCAGGTGTACGGCAAGGTCCTCGCCGGCACCGGCAAGCGTGCCGCGGTGCTGCTCAACCGCACCTCCGCCGCCGCGAACATCACCGTCCGCTGGTCCGACCTGGGGCTGACCAACGCCTCCGCGACCGTCCGTGACCCGTGGGCGCGCGCCGACGTCGGCACGTACGGCACGAGCTACACGGCGAGCGTCCCGGCGGGCGGCTCGGTCATGCTCACCGTCACCGGCGGCACCGAGGCGTCGGGCAGCACGTACACCGGCACGTCGAGCTTCTCCGGCGTGGTCGCCGGGAGCACCGGCCTGAAGGTCGTCGACGTCGCCTACACCAACACCGCCTCCACCGCCCGCACCGCGACCCTCAAGGTCAACGGCCAGACCACGACGACCGTCTCCTTCCCGCCGACGGGCTCGGCGCAGGGCACGATCACCCTTCAGGTCGCCCTGTCGAAGGGCTCGTCGAACACGCTCGCCTTCACGAACGCGCCCACCCTCGCCGACATCACCGTCAAACCCCTGCCGGGCGCGAACGGCACCCTTGTCGTGGGCAAGCAGTCCGGCCGCTGCCTGGACATGTACGACAGCACCATCACCAACGGCACCCAGGCCGAGCTCTGGGACTGCAACGGCGGCTCCAACCAGGCCTGGACGTACACCTCCCGCAAGGAACTCGTGGTGTACGGCAACAAGTGCCTGGACGCCTACAACCTCGGCACGACCAACGGCACCAAGGTCGTGATCTGGGACTGCAACGGCCAGAACAACCAGAAGTGGAACGTCAACAGCGACGGCACCATCACCAACGTCAACGCGGGTCTCTGCCTCGACGCCAACGGGGCGGGCACGGCCAACCGCACCCCGATCGTCCTGTGGACCTGTGGTACCGCCGACAACCAGAAGTGGACGCTGACCTGACGTACCGGGCCGGGGCCTGACCGGTGGGTCAGGCCCCCGCCTCCCCGAGCTGCCGGGCGGCCGCCTCGACGGTCTGCTCCAGCAGCGTGGCGATGGCCATCGGGCCGACGCCGCCCGGCACCGGGGTGATCAGCGAGGCCCGCTCCACGGCCGACTCGAAGTCGACGTCGCCGACGTTGCCCGCGTTGTAGCCCGCGTCGACGACCACGGCGCCCGGCTTGATGTCCCGCCCCTCGATCAGCCGGGGCCGACCGACGGCGGCGACCACGATGTCCGCCTCCCGCACGGCCTGTGACAGGTCCCGGGTGCGGGAGTGGCAGTACGTCACCGTGGCGTCCCGGGCCAGCAGCAGCATGCCGACGGGCTTGCCGAGGATGGCGCTGC
Coding sequences within it:
- a CDS encoding RICIN domain-containing protein; translation: MLPPPRSSLVRRCRSAAVRALALLLTATAALLFAQPGTAEAATSRQIAVPTAPMGWASWNSFAAKIDYNVIKQQVDAFVAAGLPAAGYKYINIDEGWWQGTRDSGGNITVDQSEWPGGMSAIADYIHSKGLKAGIYTDAGKDGCGYYFPTGRPAAPGSGSEGHYDQDMLQFSQWGFDFVKVDWCGGDAEGLDAATTYQAISDAIAKATTTTGRPMTLSLCNWGRQNPWNWAPGQGAMWRTNDDIILFGNKPSMTNLLTNYDRNVHPTSQHTGYYNDPDMLMVGMDGFTAAQNRTHMNLWAISGAPLLAGNNLATMTTETANILKNPEVVAVDQDARGLQGVKVAEDSSGLQVYGKVLAGTGKRAAVLLNRTSAAANITVRWSDLGLTNASATVRDPWARADVGTYGTSYTASVPAGGSVMLTVTGGTEASGSTYTGTSSFSGVVAGSTGLKVVDVAYTNTASTARTATLKVNGQTTTTVSFPPTGSAQGTITLQVALSKGSSNTLAFTNAPTLADITVKPLPGANGTLVVGKQSGRCLDMYDSTITNGTQAELWDCNGGSNQAWTYTSRKELVVYGNKCLDAYNLGTTNGTKVVIWDCNGQNNQKWNVNSDGTITNVNAGLCLDANGAGTANRTPIVLWTCGTADNQKWTLT